A section of the Eublepharis macularius isolate TG4126 chromosome 1, MPM_Emac_v1.0, whole genome shotgun sequence genome encodes:
- the LYRM2 gene encoding LYR motif-containing protein 2 yields MASSRLPPTAMTLKQFLRRQQVLHLYRKLLQAIRQVPNEADRHYLRDWARAEFKRNKGATEEATIRMMITQGNIQLQELERTLKLAKS; encoded by the exons ATGGCGTCGTCCCGGCTACCGCCGACAGCAATGACGCTGAAGCAG TTCTTGAGAAGGCAGCAGGTTCTTCATTTATACAGAAAACTTCTGCAGGCTATTCGTCAGGTACCCAATGAAGCTGATCGTCATTACTTGAGAGACTGGGCAAGGGCAGAATTCAAAAGGAATAAAGGTGCTACAGAAGAG GCTACAATCAGGATGATGATCACTCAGGGAAACATACAGCTTCAAGAACTTGAAAGAACTCTAAAATTGGCAAAATCCTAG